gtctttggcgtcctgttgcatagtaggccaatagtaccctgctcgtaaagctttcctggcaagtgacctTCCTCCCAGGTGCTGGGCGTTAATGCCTTCATGgacttcgcgcaggatgtaatctgttgtgtcctcgtccacacattttaggagaggaatggaaaatcctctcctgtataacTTTCCATCAAAGATGACataggagcaggctcttcgtctgactatagttgcttgtttctggtcgtcagggagagttccgtgctcgaggaagttgtatactggagtcatccagcagtccttgtcgccaatgacatttatgtcCACAACCCtgcttggtttttctatgcttggacgagggagtatctcttgaatgacagatttgtttccgccctttctttttgtgcttgccagcttggacaggatatctgcccttttgttatgctcgcggggaacatgtaatatttcaacagagttgaacttggtgattttttcctttactagcactaggtattcagagaggttatcattcttggtctgatactctcctagcacctgtgaggcgaccagttgcgaatctgtgtatatttttatctccttggcttgcaagtcctcggccaaacgtagtccagcgaggaatgcttcatactctgcttggttgtttgaagttgggaagAATAGTGCTAGGGAGACCTCGATaagtaagccattctcattttcgagaatgatgcctgcacctgctcctgtagcgcttgatgctccgtctacaaagattgtccatttatctgctccgtccactgtaggggaggagctcgtcatctctgcgacgaagtcagctaggacttgggcttttagagcttttctactctcgtaacgaatgtcgaattctgagagttcgagggaccatttgagcatcctgcccgccatatctggtcggccaagcaaagacttgattggttggtctgttcgaaccacaattgtatgggccaagaaataatgtcttagtctcctcgcagcataaactagtgcaagggctattttttcaatttgttggtatcttagttcaggaccctgcaaggctttactcgtaaagtatactggtttctgcccttcgtttgtctcacgaataagagctgcgcttacagcctctgaggcgacggaaaggtataggtataatacctcctcgtcacttggtcgtgagaggacaggtggctctgataaggcctttttcatatgttggagagcttgctcgcattcatctgtccattcgaagactgcttcCTTCTTTAGCAGTTTGAAAAAGGGgagtgcatgttgtgctgatttggatacaaatctggaaagcgatgttagcatcccattaagagtttgtatggacttcttatcgcttggagtggggagctcggcaaaagctctgcacttgtcagggttggcttcaattcctcgctcggttaggtaaaatcccaggaatttacctgctcggaccccgaaggtgcacttctctgggttgaatctcatgttgtatttcctggcctgctcgaacacctttcgaaggtgcacgacatggtcgagttcctcgggggattttacgatcatgtcgtccatgtatacctcgagcatgtctcctatttgtcctcggaagactttgttcatcattcgctggtatgtagctcctgcatttttgagaccgaagggcattacgttgtagtaatagttgcccgactcggtcatgaaagctgttttttctctatctgctactgccattggaatttggttataacctgaataagcatccataaaagacaataatttaaagctagaagaattatcaacaagtctatcaatgcaaggtaagggataagagtctttagggcaagccctgttaagatcggtatagtcgcaacacatcctccactttccattagattttttgacgagtacaacgttggacagccaggttgtatacctggcctccgaaataaaatttgcctctaggaggtcttttacacatttttctgcagcctccgatttttcaggagactgcctacgtctacgttgtacaatgggaagtgcagtgggatcaatagtcagctggtgacatgctatgttggggtccaagccgggcatctcagaagcgtgccaggcgaacagatcagcattttccttcaagcaggcttcaagttgcttcctagcaagttcggggagcccagtcccaatcttcactgccctgttcgggtcttctccgaagggcatcagctcgaactcgccgtctggaactggacgacggtgctcttggcttgcctcgtcgtcttccttcttctccttgcggagcttcttctcatctttgttttcctgtttggaaaagcggctgtcgaggtcaatggagctgatttctggcaagggcagggaagttgttgccttggacttcttggacTCGGGGATCTGCCCGATATACTCATTTCCTTTGGAGGAtgcattgaagactctccttgcagcttcaatgtctccatgcagtgtcgcaacttggcctttatgaGTATAATACTTCATCTTGAGGTGGGCGGTTGAAGGGACAAccattaagtcagcaatagctgttcggcccaggatgcactggtagagagaagggcagtctactaccaggaatttcactttgatagtttttgcagtttcttcagagccaacggtgactagcaggtctacatagccccatggcttagttgttgctccattaaatccggagagatcagatccaaaataaggtgtgaggtaggtttcatctagttgcagagtcttgaaaagttgggaatacatgatatcgcaggagcttccttggtcgaccagtaccctgcggacgtccatattggccatgtccactctgatgagcaggggtatctgggagtttgcagttccaccgggcagctcttccatataGAAGGCTAAGGGCTTTGATTGCCCTTTCGGTTTATCCAAAGTTGCACTCAGGTTGGAAgagccatctatcaattcttcaaattttctcttgatggatcccacagtctgtttgtcaaaacctccaccAGAGATCACCATAGCTTGGGCAAGTGTGTCCCATTTGTTCAGTGTAGGAGCAACGTAGGtgtcgtccaagtagtcagggacGAAGAAATCTTCAGGTCTGGAGATTGCaagggcaactggcttgtgcccggatttttctggtgcagcttcttcagtgttgctggtctcagcagcttctgcccggggagcattgcccctcttcacgtattgtttgatttgcccatttctaatcaGAATTTCAATGGCGTCTTTTAGTTGTATGCAgtcgtcagtcagatggccgtaacctttgtggtacttgcagtacctgctcttgtcttggccaggctttgtgggttgttgtcttggaaatttaattcctgccttagtgaactcagctgagttgcactctttccaaatttcttcctgggttttgctaaggggagtatagttgctgaacgtgctaggaggtccacggggttccctaggcctttcgcctcttcgtcttcctcctcctcggctggactgttcagcatttgaacgaggagcaggttgactgtttcctgctcgcccataacgggcagcatctgcagcttgttgctcTTCATATTGGATGTAGGGTTGAGATTTGAGGAGGAGGTCGCTAAAGGTGCGCGGTTTTTCGATTCCAACGGCTTTAGCAAAGTCGGAGTTTGGCCTAAGGCCCCTTTGGAGCAAGTATTTCTTCATatcatcagttgtttctacctggacgacttctttgttgaacctctctatgaaactgcggagagattcattatcagcTTGGAAGATGGCGTCCAGGACTGCTTCGGTCTTtggttgcttgcgggaagcagtgaagtgcctgcGGAATTGGTCGGACAGATCCATCCATGAGGTTATggagcgaggagctaggctgtggtaccaagccatagctccCTTTCTTAGAGTAGTTGGAAAtattctgcatctaattgctccactgacccttaagaagttcagggtagcattgactgatgcaatgtgttcatctgggtcaGAAAGTCCATCGTAAGCTGGGGGAGGAGGTGGTCGCTCAcatccctttggaacgggtgcttgaagtatgtcgtgagataaagggcagcggggatcatcctcgtcactctcatgtgagtttaggggaggtgagccctcacgatcaggagttgggctcctagagaattggtcagtgtgatggctgcggcttattggctgcccttgtttggtcatcaagctgagtccctggggagaatgacgacgaggaggtgttcggtccacaatttttccttttttcacatttggagaagatataccctcgcggggaggggagacatggtctcttttctTGCCAGGCTGCTCGATCCTCTCAAGGGCGGGTCGTCGTTGCCTGACAGTTTCCtgacgaggaggggattgagaagtgggagttctcctcgggggagagttgttccttgagagtcgctgattcctttccaagcgatcTAGTCTCATattctgctcgtccattcggcgattctggccttggagagcttcggtggtttgctttagggcagctatgagtgctgctagttcagcattggtaactgaagcagTGGACAAGTCGGTTTCTGCTGATTTGCCCTGCTCGGACTGGGGGCGCTTCcctgcctgcttctcagtcaagacgaccaaGTCGCCGTCCTCGGAAgtccaggaagtttcctgcccgtctctagggtcagactcggggagggcctggaggtcagtgatgagagcaggagacagacgaggagaagatggaggagcagcgtcctcaacgtcattgttgaaatgagatgaactggccatgatgaaaaagtgattgattggttttgttctttggtttacttgctcgaaacaaagaaggggagaactcagatccccacagtcggcgccactgatcttaactgttgatcagaacaggtagaaggccagctggaagtccgttgagcaggtggtaggcagtaatccgagcagatgatccacggaggggggggttgtacctgcaagtgctccgatgccaaagtcagacaaggaatagagagcaaaagagatactagagagaagttagagagagagtaattgtgataatgaatagtgttctaccttgctctcccaagagggagagtatttatagcccccagctctgggccaaaggtcctcttagtgggctggactagccaaggcccattaagagggactgccaagatattacccttagatagtgggtagagtagtaattttaccctatcttggtggagaggttgtgccatgctgacatggaggtggttgggcaagccatgtggactttgtgagggtctaggtggactagcattagtctagtccagaacacaTATCATCAATTAGTTCGAACGCCtacaaatatatcttttttggaGTTGAAACATTAAAGATTGTTGATATCTAATTATTAATGATTATTAACTATATGTGGAAGAACTTAGTTTAATTGTTAGTGGGTGCATTTGCCCCATGATGTTAATAGGTTGTCCTTATCTAAGTATAGGGGAGTGGTGTGTAAGGAAACATTTTAGTAGATTATGTAATtgctaatattttttgttaacttaaatatcttcaaaatttaattatagAGACTAATCCTTCAAACTAATTTAGtatccaaacaaaacaaattataagaGAGCTCCACAATATAATTTCCTTTTGAACAAAAGTAtgcaaaatttaattaagttacATTATGGACATTGGACAACCTGGCCCACACTTAATGGTCCTAATCAACCACCAAAAATGCTTTAACAAAGTTTTCCAAAGAAAGgtagtgatgatgatgaggataaTTAAAGAAGGTACACAAAACAAAACCCTTCTCAATTTCTCAACTCTAAGTGACCCTTTTTTTCATTGcacatttttttgttgttattccTAATAATATCTACATTTTTATACTTTTGGAACATTAATAATTGCTACCCTTAATACTTTACTATTAGCTTCATCATTTTGCATCTCAATGTCATTTGTTTCAACACCTTCAATCACTGTTTCCATCACTCCATTTTCTCTACAACACTTAATTTCCTCAGTTATTGTCTCTTCTTCTAtctctttgttttctttgtttttgccCCATAGAACTGAGTATAGTCCTATTACAATCAAAATTGCTCCAATAATACTGCAATAatcacaaattaaataaataaatatcaataatGACACCAAATATATTGTTTAGCACCTTTAATATGTTGTGCTTTTTTATGATTGTGATGTTTCATTTTtaatgcatttttattttttggttttatgATAAGAAAATGATAGAAAGTATAGAGAAGAAACCGCATGAAAGTGAAGTTTCTTTctcaatatataaaaattcatatGTTCATAATTCATTGGATTGAACAgggttttaattttatttgtggtCCACTTGTGATGCAATATTAAAGTTTTAGATGTATCATGAATATGCATTTATATTTGTGGCTACATTATTCACCactttatttcttaaaaaatatcatGGAGATAAATACAACTtcaattataaaagaaaataaatatattatatagtatgGACTTACCCTCCAAGATataatttttctgcaaggaTGAAAGTGCCCATTATTGCCACAATGATCATCATCAAAGGACTAAAAGCAGTGACAAAAACCGGCCCTTTCTTTTGCATCACTATCCCTTGAACATAGTATGTAAGACCTGATGATATTATACCCTGTTCATCAACAAAGTTTACATCTATTAGAACCCTCAATacattcatcaacaaaaattaaaaatggttttaaaaaaaaaaatctcttctGTGAATTTGGCCGcgacataaaaaaaagtttatgtcTGCAGCACCAAAACACGGCCATTACAAATTTACACTCAGAGACAGTCCTGAGTATGTTTAAGGCGTGCCATCGCACATAGTCTTATATTTTAGGGATGACCCTAAttattctaataaaatatttaaaattgttataGAAATTCAAGAAGGAAAACATGAAATCCCTCTAAATCCGTTATCAAATTTAGTGACGTAAAAATTAGTGaagtatttcattttttttcgtTACTAATTTAATTTACGTTAGTAGTAATATTACGGGAGCATCAATTACACTTGATTGTTATGCAACTgcgactgcaatttaaaacttgGATGCTATGGAGAGACTTACAGCATAGGCTGCAGCTAATAGGTTCATGTCCCAACCAATGGTCCAAACATTTGGGTTATGCTCCATAACATAGGTCACAGCAATTGATTGAAGTGTGCCCAAGAAACACACTATGGCTGTAAGTGAGAGTTGAGCTGAATATTGCCTTAATGTCACAGcctacattaataaaaaaaaataaaaattaatcaatattcaaataatatataattccaattttaccctccACTTTCTTTTATAAACATTTTCATACCTGAAGAATGAAGAAAGAAGCCCAAGCAAATGTAGCAATTATGAGCAAAACAGAACCCTTAAACCAATCTTTTTCACCAGAATCAGTAGTGTTTTCAGGTACATAATTTCTAGGATGATGCATGTATTGAGAACCCAAAATATTAATAACTTGTCCTTTGTATAATGTCATCACCATGGCCCCAGCAACTGTAATTATAGTTCCAATCACCTTTACTTGGCATCTTAGTTTTTTAATGTCCAATTTCTCCATcctaatttatcaaaaaaagagaataatacAAAGTTAACTTATTTAATACCACAAAcataaactaattaataaaacACATAAAAGGAGACGGAAACGGATATGTTGCAGTAATTGTGTCACGCAGTTACTGCTTTTAGCCATCCAATCATAATCAACTATATAATTATTGAttggatatatatataaatatacctGAAAATAACTGCCATTACAAATGTCATTGCAGGGAGAACATTGCTAATAGCACATGAGTAGGTTGGAGAAGTGAATTTCAACCCAGCATAGTAAAGATTCTGATCAATCACAGgcctaaaaaacaaaacaacaaacttTAGAACATTTTtggatttatatattttatataaaattaacactctaaaatatttttagcttCAAGATCATATTAGTACATCTTTGGTAGGTGATTTGAAGAAGTCTTGTAGTGGTGGCACATGTCCATATTTTCAGGGGTACCAAAGGGGCgtgacttataaaaaaaattagggtgaCAAGTTTTTTCATTCAGCGTACTTAATATCTCATACGAGACATCTCTAATAAGCCGTTTGATATTCTAACAATTTAGATGAACCGACTTAATTCATTCGACTGCAGGGAATCTGAGTCCATAAAATCACCGATTTGTAAAGCGAGAAAAGTACTAACCCGAGGAGTCCCAACACAAACATTTGCATGAACATAAGAAATGTAATCCTTGGCCTTATCTTCCTGCCAAATGACAAGTAACAAGGTTTGATAAGAAAATGATTAACATAATAAGCTAAtgattttcttttctcaaagtgttttttttttttttccattaagaaTGAAATGATGAATACCTCTCAAGAACTATAGCAAAAGGAGCAATAGCAGCAGTAGCAAAAGCATGTCTATAAACAACAAGAACATAGTGACTCATTCCACGGTTTAGTGAAACCTTTGTGATTATGTTCATACCAGCAAAACCAAATTGTAGAGAAATCATAGCTATGTAAGGTTTGCATCTTTGAAAAAAACTTGAACAACACTTATctccttccatttttttttcttattgtacTAAAAAACTATAGGAACAGAGTTGTATACAGAGGAAGAGAAGAACACTTGAAGATGTTTGTGTTTTGTCTCCTAAGTGTAAAACGTCACGCTAATTGTTCTATTTATAGGCCTCTACATAGTGATGTTGTATGAGAATTGTcctcaaaaaattataattaaaaaataatataaaaatattaattagtggaaatttttttgatttaatttgaAGCGTGTAAGAATTGagagttgagatcctctccatttcaaCTCACACgtgagctttttttttttttttaactatggTACGTGATAACTAATTTTTATCGGAAAATATGTGGGTATATAAGGTAAgttctttcttttcaatttgTAACAGCCCCCGGGCCCCATCATGGCGATCCCGTTGCAGcaacctcacgatcttctccaccccctctctagtggagtttttgccttccgtgggaatcgaaccatgtaccctggggcaaaaactctactagagaggggggtggagaagatcgtgaggtggcagCTCCGGGATCGCCccatttttttgtaacagcccgggccccttttctacgtatttagtaggcaatcccggctgtcacctcacgatcttctctaccCCCCTCACTAGTAGAGTTTTTGCCTTTCGTGGGAATCGCGATTTTCTCCATACGCTAATTAGAAATCTAATTTCTAACCACatatttaaaagaattaaaacTCTTACTACTTA
This genomic interval from Trifolium pratense cultivar HEN17-A07 linkage group LG6, ARS_RC_1.1, whole genome shotgun sequence contains the following:
- the LOC123888245 gene encoding WAT1-related protein At5g07050-like, whose amino-acid sequence is MEGDKCCSSFFQRCKPYIAMISLQFGFAGMNIITKVSLNRGMSHYVLVVYRHAFATAAIAPFAIVLERKIRPRITFLMFMQMFVLGLLGPVIDQNLYYAGLKFTSPTYSCAISNVLPAMTFVMAVIFRMEKLDIKKLRCQVKVIGTIITVAGAMVMTLYKGQVINILGSQYMHHPRNYVPENTTDSGEKDWFKGSVLLIIATFAWASFFILQAVTLRQYSAQLSLTAIVCFLGTLQSIAVTYVMEHNPNVWTIGWDMNLLAAAYAGIISSGLTYYVQGIVMQKKGPVFVTAFSPLMMIIVAIMGTFILAEKLYLGGIIGAILIVIGLYSVLWGKNKENKEIEEETITEEIKCCRENGVMETVIEGVETNDIEMQNDEANSKVLRVAIINVPKV